In one Sporomusa sphaeroides DSM 2875 genomic region, the following are encoded:
- a CDS encoding TetR family transcriptional regulator — MQKSWEKADDGMTKENIVIAALRLFLTRGYKSVSLVDVANEVNITKGGIYHYFSSKDELLQVALHYLFDRLEANYSALLDDRNTLREVLHALIVEKTPEQYAKDLLGVDGQYSVDCAHFAIEILGKFPDIQQRIETGRVSACEAFARKLETAMEKGEIKSGFDSYALAANIIAMTNGQISLGSQFQSEAMRQRMLDNVWMLLKV, encoded by the coding sequence ATGCAAAAGTCATGGGAGAAGGCAGATGATGGTATGACCAAAGAGAATATTGTTATAGCCGCTTTGCGTTTGTTTTTAACCCGCGGTTATAAATCGGTTTCGCTGGTTGACGTTGCTAATGAAGTTAACATTACCAAGGGAGGCATCTACCATTATTTTTCCAGCAAGGATGAATTGCTGCAGGTAGCGCTGCACTATTTGTTTGACCGTCTTGAAGCTAACTATAGTGCGCTGCTGGACGATCGCAATACCCTCAGGGAAGTGCTGCACGCCCTGATTGTGGAAAAAACGCCGGAGCAATATGCGAAGGATTTGCTGGGAGTAGATGGCCAATATAGTGTGGATTGTGCTCATTTTGCCATCGAAATACTAGGTAAGTTTCCCGATATTCAGCAGCGCATAGAAACAGGCCGGGTCTCAGCCTGTGAGGCTTTTGCCAGGAAGCTTGAGACAGCCATGGAAAAAGGGGAAATAAAGAGCGGCTTTGACAGCTATGCTCTGGCAGCCAATATTATTGCCATGACAAATGGTCAAATATCCTTGGGCAGCCAATTCCAGTCAGAGGCCATGCGGCAGCGCATGCTGGATAATGTCTGGATGTTACTGAAGGTTTAG
- a CDS encoding efflux RND transporter periplasmic adaptor subunit — protein MKKWEPKHWLIPLILVAGVTLLFRSGVFASKEQAVVPDKGISVKVAAAGYIETVPSLNANGTLEGQISATVSAKISGRVEQVLVQEGQTVKAGQPLVKLETVELINTARQAGDSVRKAQVNYELALNDFNRYKRLADIGAVSEQQLDNAKAKLKSAEADVSSATANQSSAEQQFSYGVISSPVDGVVANKTVTVGQVVSPGAALMVVQDIDQIYAVIPVEQKDLGRVNIGQQAHVTIDAYPDKVFTGVVDVMNPDAGSASRMFRTKIKIDNAGGELKSGMFANVQLVTGESIQALTVPQAAVIQRQDAYYVFTLENGKAVRKPIEIGEVTGSTIVVKSGLEAGEQVIITSVSRLHDGDAVRVAP, from the coding sequence ATGAAAAAATGGGAACCGAAACACTGGTTAATCCCGCTGATTTTAGTGGCAGGGGTAACTTTATTATTTCGCAGTGGCGTGTTTGCCAGTAAAGAGCAGGCTGTCGTGCCTGACAAAGGCATAAGTGTCAAGGTGGCGGCAGCCGGCTATATCGAGACTGTTCCCAGCCTGAACGCTAACGGAACGCTGGAAGGACAAATTTCAGCCACCGTGAGCGCTAAAATTTCCGGCAGGGTGGAGCAGGTGCTGGTGCAGGAGGGACAAACGGTTAAAGCCGGTCAGCCGCTGGTTAAGCTGGAGACTGTCGAATTAATCAACACAGCCCGCCAAGCCGGCGACTCGGTGCGCAAGGCGCAGGTAAACTACGAACTGGCGCTTAATGATTTTAACCGGTATAAACGACTGGCTGATATTGGCGCCGTTTCCGAGCAGCAGCTGGATAATGCCAAAGCCAAGCTAAAATCGGCTGAAGCCGATGTGTCGAGTGCGACTGCCAATCAAAGCAGTGCCGAGCAGCAGTTCAGCTACGGCGTAATTAGCTCACCTGTTGACGGGGTAGTGGCCAATAAAACGGTGACTGTCGGCCAGGTGGTCTCGCCGGGGGCTGCCTTAATGGTGGTGCAGGATATTGACCAGATATATGCTGTAATCCCGGTAGAGCAGAAGGATTTGGGCCGGGTTAACATTGGTCAGCAGGCCCATGTTACGATTGATGCGTATCCGGATAAAGTCTTCACCGGTGTAGTGGATGTTATGAACCCGGATGCCGGTTCGGCAAGCAGAATGTTCCGTACCAAGATTAAGATCGATAATGCCGGCGGGGAATTAAAGTCAGGCATGTTTGCCAATGTACAATTGGTTACCGGTGAAAGTATTCAGGCGCTTACCGTGCCTCAGGCGGCTGTTATCCAAAGACAGGACGCCTATTATGTTTTTACTTTGGAGAATGGCAAGGCTGTCCGCAAACCAATTGAGATCGGTGAAGTAACCGGCAGTACAATTGTTGTAAAATCCGGGCTAGAGGCGGGCGAACAGGTTATTATCACCAGTGTGAGCCGGCTCCATGACGGTGATGCCGTTCGCGTGGCGCCATAG
- a CDS encoding Na+/H+ antiporter NhaC family protein: MDTIVVFILFFVALLVSLYNGVSILYPLLFGLVCFTLVAMRKGFTLPGLFAMMLNGSKKSLIVIRIFVLIGAITAVWRACGTISFIVYYGILFMNADYFIVSAFLLSCLVSFLLGTSFGTVGTIGVVLIVLAQSGNVDINMAAGAIIAGAYFGDRCSAMSSSANLVAALTHTKLYTNIANMTKTGVIPFALSIIGYLYLSQANPLAFYENSIGNEIANSFNTDLVVLFPAVIILLLAAFKVDVKLSMSISIVSGILIAIFVQGASWAQMLNYILTGYTTDTSGVFSEIIQGGGLYSMLKVSLIVLISSAYAGIFEGTGLLRDVEQFFERLDQKINTYPTMILSSIATAAFSCNQTLAVMLTHQITHKLYERKRLSNYRLALDLENTVIVISPLIPWNIAGAVPAAALSADSGFIIYAFYLFLVPLTNLFTQTMNNSSAGPDDATS; this comes from the coding sequence CTTTACCTTGCCTGGTTTATTTGCCATGATGCTTAACGGCTCAAAAAAATCCCTGATTGTTATCAGGATTTTTGTATTAATTGGCGCTATCACTGCGGTTTGGCGAGCCTGTGGCACCATCTCTTTTATTGTGTATTATGGAATTTTGTTTATGAATGCCGATTATTTTATTGTATCTGCGTTCCTGTTGTCCTGCCTGGTTTCTTTCCTGCTGGGAACCTCTTTCGGAACAGTGGGAACCATAGGGGTAGTGCTTATCGTTCTGGCGCAAAGCGGCAATGTAGATATTAATATGGCTGCCGGTGCCATTATTGCCGGCGCCTATTTTGGGGACAGATGCTCGGCCATGTCTTCCAGTGCCAATCTGGTAGCCGCCTTGACCCATACTAAGCTGTATACCAATATAGCTAATATGACCAAAACGGGGGTGATCCCTTTTGCGTTGTCCATCATCGGTTACCTGTATTTATCTCAGGCAAATCCGCTGGCTTTTTATGAAAACTCCATCGGCAATGAAATTGCCAATTCGTTCAATACAGACCTGGTTGTGCTGTTTCCTGCTGTCATTATTCTGCTGCTTGCTGCCTTTAAGGTGGATGTCAAGCTGTCGATGAGTATCAGCATTGTATCCGGTATTCTAATTGCTATTTTCGTGCAAGGTGCTTCTTGGGCACAAATGCTGAACTATATTCTTACAGGTTACACGACGGATACAAGCGGCGTTTTCTCTGAGATAATCCAGGGCGGCGGCCTATACTCCATGCTGAAGGTATCGCTGATTGTGCTGATTTCTTCCGCCTATGCCGGAATATTCGAGGGAACCGGTTTGTTGCGGGATGTTGAACAGTTTTTTGAAAGACTTGACCAAAAAATCAATACATATCCGACGATGATACTGTCAAGCATAGCCACAGCCGCTTTTAGCTGCAACCAAACCCTGGCAGTTATGCTTACCCATCAAATTACCCACAAACTTTATGAAAGAAAACGTCTCAGCAACTACCGGCTGGCGCTTGATCTGGAGAATACCGTAATTGTAATATCGCCTCTTATCCCCTGGAATATTGCCGGAGCCGTTCCGGCAGCGGCATTATCGGCAGATTCAGGTTTCATAATATATGCATTTTATCTTTTCCTGGTTCCTCTGACAAATTTATTTACGCAAACAATGAACAATTCCTCAGCTGGTCCCGATGACGCTACCAGTTGA